The Deltaproteobacteria bacterium genome includes a region encoding these proteins:
- a CDS encoding MtnX-like HAD-IB family phosphatase, which produces MTDESKSTLFPPAGIAALEPLPGERILIICDFDGTACSVDMGSKILDRFCSEEWRDIDRAFCTAEIGSREAYTRIAALMRGSREQMVEYVHTHATIDPYFAEFHRFCGERGYDLKIASDGLDFYIATVLHKYNLADIEFFSNTATFCPGDGLTIDFPHANELCGKCGTCKTNILKGFAAGYRRIIYVGDSYSDVCPAKTADLVFAKYILYDTCQNNGTACIHYENFRDVMDYLEENLP; this is translated from the coding sequence ATGACCGACGAAAGTAAATCAACCCTCTTTCCCCCGGCAGGAATAGCAGCATTAGAGCCTTTGCCGGGGGAAAGAATATTAATTATCTGTGACTTCGACGGTACCGCCTGCAGCGTGGACATGGGGAGCAAGATTCTGGATCGCTTTTGCAGCGAGGAATGGCGGGACATTGACCGCGCCTTCTGCACCGCCGAGATCGGCTCCCGCGAGGCCTATACGCGGATCGCCGCGCTGATGCGGGGCAGCAGGGAACAGATGGTGGAATACGTCCACACTCATGCGACCATTGATCCCTACTTTGCCGAATTTCACCGCTTCTGCGGGGAGCGCGGCTACGATCTCAAGATCGCCTCCGACGGACTTGATTTTTATATCGCGACCGTTTTGCATAAGTATAATCTGGCCGACATCGAATTCTTCTCCAATACCGCCACTTTTTGCCCCGGCGATGGTCTCACGATTGATTTCCCCCACGCAAATGAGCTTTGCGGTAAATGCGGCACCTGCAAAACGAATATTCTGAAGGGGTTTGCCGCCGGTTACCGGCGTATCATCTATGTCGGGGACAGCTATTCCGATGTCTGTCCGGCAAAGACCGCCGATCTTGTGTTCGCCAAGTACATACTTTACGATACTTGCCAGAATAACGGCACCGCCTGCATCCACTACGAAAATTTCCGGGATGTCATGGACTACCTTGAAGAAAATCTTCCCTAA
- a CDS encoding adenylate kinase, with protein MNILMFGPNGSGKGTQGALILAKLGIPHIEVGVIFRNNIKAGTELGKKARAYIDKGELVPDEITVPMILNRLQEADCAKGWILDGFPRNITQAEALHKNLGERGMKLDYVVEIVLAREVAKKRIMGRRLCPKDNNHPNNIFIEAIKPATKDGAIVCRVCGADNLATRADDQDETAIDQRHGVYYDEKTGTMAAANFFRSRVKVIAVDGGPSVGEVSRLILAQLP; from the coding sequence ATGAACATACTTATGTTTGGACCCAACGGTAGTGGGAAAGGGACGCAGGGAGCACTGATCCTGGCAAAATTGGGGATCCCCCATATTGAAGTCGGCGTAATCTTTAGAAACAACATTAAAGCCGGGACGGAACTGGGCAAGAAGGCCCGCGCCTATATTGATAAGGGGGAACTGGTGCCCGACGAGATTACTGTCCCCATGATCCTGAATCGCCTCCAGGAGGCGGACTGCGCCAAGGGCTGGATTCTGGACGGTTTCCCGCGTAATATCACCCAGGCGGAAGCGCTGCATAAAAATCTCGGCGAACGGGGCATGAAGCTGGATTATGTAGTCGAAATTGTGCTGGCACGAGAGGTCGCCAAAAAGCGGATCATGGGACGCAGGCTCTGCCCAAAAGACAATAACCATCCCAACAATATCTTTATCGAGGCCATCAAGCCGGCCACGAAAGACGGCGCGATAGTATGCCGCGTTTGCGGGGCCGACAACCTGGCCACACGGGCCGACGACCAGGATGAAACGGCCATTGACCAGCGGCACGGCGTTTATTACGACGAAAAAACGGGCACCATGGCAGCGGCAAATTTCTTTCGCAGCCGCGTAAAAGTCATTGCCGTGGACGGTGGCCCATCCGTCGGCGAGGTCTCCCGGCTGATTCTCGCACAACTGCCGTAG
- a CDS encoding slipin family protein, whose amino-acid sequence MENFYPVFIIIVLGFLFLSSAIKILNEYERGVIFRLGRVIGAKGPGLIILIPVIDRMVRVDMRTITMDVPPQDVITRDNVSLKVNAVVYFRVMDANEAVIKVENYLYATSQLAQTTLRSVCGQFELDEILSVREKININIQEILDRSTDAWGIKVSHVEVKQIDLPEEMKRAIAKQAEAERERRAKVIAAEGEFQAAQKLIEAAALMATQPISLQLRYLQTLTHVAAENNSTTLFPIPIDLFTPFLKMAQTAPK is encoded by the coding sequence ATGGAAAATTTTTATCCGGTATTTATTATTATTGTTTTGGGTTTTTTGTTCCTTTCATCGGCCATCAAGATCCTGAATGAGTACGAACGGGGGGTCATTTTTCGTCTGGGCCGGGTCATCGGCGCCAAAGGTCCCGGCCTGATCATTCTTATTCCCGTAATTGACCGGATGGTGCGCGTGGATATGCGGACGATCACTATGGATGTTCCGCCACAGGACGTCATTACGCGTGACAATGTTTCCCTTAAGGTCAATGCCGTCGTGTACTTCCGGGTCATGGATGCCAATGAGGCGGTCATCAAGGTGGAAAACTACCTCTACGCCACCTCTCAGCTTGCCCAGACCACGCTGCGGAGCGTCTGCGGCCAGTTTGAGCTCGATGAAATCCTGTCGGTCCGGGAAAAGATCAACATCAACATCCAGGAGATTTTGGACCGCAGCACCGATGCCTGGGGAATCAAGGTCTCGCACGTGGAAGTGAAACAAATTGACCTGCCGGAAGAGATGAAGCGGGCCATCGCCAAGCAGGCGGAAGCGGAACGGGAGAGAAGGGCGAAGGTGATTGCCGCCGAAGGCGAATTCCAGGCCGCCCAGAAACTCATTGAGGCTGCCGCCCTGATGGCTACCCAGCCCATCTCGCTGCAGCTCAGGTACCTGCAGACACTGACGCACGTGGCGGCGGAAAACAATTCCACCACCCTCTTCCCGATCCCCATAGATTTATTTACACCTTTCCTGAAGATGGCCCAAACGGCCCCCAAATAA
- a CDS encoding nodulation protein NfeD, with protein sequence MYLFYAVLLLCPVFSYGVGKAPVFDVITVNATITPPIAQYIVQNIETATKEGAQGIIILLDTPGGLDLAMRDIAKGILNASIPVIVFVYPSGARSASAGVIITVAAHIAAMAPGTNIGAAHPVSIGIGGAIDKTMVKKVENDAAAYVRGIARQKGRNEDWVERAVRRSESITAEDALKNKVIDLVATDVRDLLEKIDNRTVSLASGKVKVVLKTKGAIINEKKMSLRQGILAAISDPNIAYILMLIGLAGLYFEFTTPGALLPGIIGGIALLLSFFALQTLPINYSGMLLIIFGVLLFIAEIKVMSHGLLTVGGIIALVMGSLMLFDSTDPALRVSWQVLIPAVATISLFFAAVIALVLKAQRQKQYTGEASLVGEEGEAVTDIEADGRVLVEGEYWYACSDQKISKGRKIRVVTVAGLKLKVEEI encoded by the coding sequence ATGTACCTGTTTTATGCGGTCTTGCTGCTCTGTCCGGTTTTTTCTTACGGCGTTGGGAAGGCGCCGGTCTTTGACGTGATCACGGTCAATGCCACCATTACGCCGCCCATTGCGCAGTACATCGTGCAGAATATTGAGACTGCGACCAAAGAAGGCGCCCAGGGAATCATCATCTTGCTTGATACGCCGGGCGGGTTGGATCTGGCGATGCGGGATATCGCCAAGGGCATACTGAACGCCTCCATCCCGGTGATTGTTTTTGTGTATCCCTCTGGTGCAAGGTCGGCCTCGGCTGGGGTCATCATTACCGTCGCCGCTCACATTGCCGCCATGGCGCCTGGCACTAATATCGGCGCCGCCCATCCGGTGAGCATTGGTATTGGCGGCGCGATAGACAAGACGATGGTCAAAAAGGTGGAAAATGATGCGGCAGCTTACGTGCGCGGGATTGCCCGACAAAAGGGCCGGAATGAAGATTGGGTGGAAAGGGCGGTGCGCCGGAGCGAATCCATTACGGCCGAAGATGCCCTGAAAAACAAGGTGATAGATCTGGTCGCCACCGATGTGCGGGACCTGCTGGAAAAGATAGATAACCGGACGGTTTCCCTTGCTTCCGGTAAGGTCAAGGTAGTCCTGAAGACTAAAGGCGCGATCATCAATGAAAAGAAGATGAGCCTGCGCCAAGGGATACTGGCAGCGATCAGTGATCCCAATATCGCCTATATACTGATGCTGATAGGTTTGGCCGGGCTTTATTTCGAGTTTACCACCCCGGGGGCTTTGCTGCCCGGGATCATCGGCGGCATTGCGCTTTTGCTTTCTTTCTTTGCCCTGCAAACCCTGCCCATCAATTATTCGGGCATGCTCCTGATCATTTTCGGCGTCCTGCTCTTCATTGCCGAAATTAAGGTAATGAGTCACGGCCTGCTCACGGTAGGAGGGATTATCGCGCTGGTTATGGGGTCGTTAATGCTCTTCGATTCTACCGATCCCGCGCTCCGGGTGTCCTGGCAGGTATTGATACCGGCGGTGGCCACGATATCCTTGTTCTTTGCGGCCGTGATCGCTTTGGTCCTCAAGGCCCAGCGGCAGAAGCAATACACGGGCGAGGCGTCCCTGGTGGGCGAGGAAGGGGAGGCAGTGACAGATATCGAGGCCGATGGCCGCGTTCTTGTTGAAGGTGAATACTGGTACGCGTGCAGCGACCAGAAAATATCCAAAGGGCGGAAGATAAGGGTAGTGACAGTGGCGGGACTTAAACTTAAGGTTGAAGAAATTTAA
- the lepA gene encoding translation elongation factor 4 produces the protein MENIRNFSIIAHIDHGKSTLADRLIQFTGITDARTYKDQILDNMDIERERGITIKSQAIALPYHGQDGRDYTLNLIDTPGHVDFSYEVSRSLASCEGVLLLIDAAQGVQAQTLANLYLAMEHNLEIIPVINKIDLPSADVERVIEQIDSELGLDPDKHLQCSAKEGTGIDAILEAVVERIPPPQGDLAAPLAALIFDAHYDSFRGTVIHCRIFNGTVKSGDTIRLMFNNAAYRVEEVGHFMLTRQKRDQLAAGDVGYIIAGVKTVSDVHTGDTITLDNRPCAQPLPGFREVKPVVFASIYPIASDDYQNLADSLEKYKLNDASFIYQKDSSAALGQGFRCGFLGLLHLEIVQERLEREYDLSIILSVPSVRYRFTLKNGTNIEVDNPTYYPDVSSIEGSEEPYIRAVMMLPERYLGAVMKLCMDKRGGNNTLNYTGPGRVELVYEMPLAEVIFDFYDRFKSVTQGYGSFDYDLIDYRPGSLVLVDILVNGEKVDALSQIIHRDRARSRALQACERLKEEIPKQMFKIAIQGAVGGEIISRTTISAFRKDVTAKCYGGDISRKRKLLEKQKKGKKRMKMIGSVSIPQSAFLAVLKSDND, from the coding sequence ATGGAAAATATCCGTAATTTCAGCATTATCGCCCACATTGACCACGGGAAATCCACTCTTGCCGACCGCTTGATCCAATTCACCGGCATCACGGACGCGCGCACCTACAAAGATCAGATTCTCGACAACATGGATATCGAACGGGAGCGCGGCATCACCATCAAGAGTCAGGCCATTGCGCTGCCATACCACGGGCAGGACGGCCGGGATTACACCCTCAACCTTATTGATACGCCGGGCCATGTGGATTTTTCTTATGAGGTTTCCCGGTCCCTCGCTTCCTGCGAAGGCGTGCTGTTGCTCATTGACGCGGCCCAGGGAGTACAGGCGCAGACCCTGGCCAATCTCTATCTGGCCATGGAGCACAACCTCGAAATTATCCCAGTCATCAACAAGATTGATCTGCCCTCGGCGGACGTGGAACGGGTGATTGAGCAGATAGACTCTGAGCTGGGGCTGGACCCGGATAAACACCTCCAATGCTCGGCGAAGGAAGGAACGGGCATTGACGCGATTCTAGAGGCCGTGGTGGAGAGGATTCCACCCCCCCAGGGCGATCTGGCAGCCCCGCTGGCGGCGCTTATATTTGATGCCCATTACGATTCCTTTCGCGGGACCGTGATCCACTGCCGGATCTTTAACGGCACAGTAAAAAGCGGCGACACGATCCGCTTAATGTTCAACAATGCCGCCTACCGGGTAGAGGAAGTCGGTCATTTCATGCTGACTCGGCAAAAAAGGGACCAACTCGCGGCGGGCGATGTGGGCTACATTATCGCCGGCGTCAAGACTGTCTCCGATGTGCACACAGGGGACACCATCACCCTCGATAACCGCCCCTGCGCGCAACCGCTGCCCGGATTCCGGGAAGTAAAACCCGTGGTTTTTGCCTCCATTTATCCGATCGCCTCGGACGACTATCAGAATCTCGCCGATTCGCTGGAAAAATACAAGCTCAACGACGCCTCTTTTATCTATCAGAAGGACTCCTCCGCCGCCCTCGGGCAGGGTTTCCGCTGTGGGTTCCTGGGTCTGCTGCATCTGGAAATTGTTCAGGAAAGGTTGGAAAGAGAATATGACCTCTCCATCATCCTTTCCGTGCCTAGCGTGCGCTACCGCTTCACCTTAAAAAACGGGACGAACATCGAGGTGGATAACCCCACCTACTACCCCGATGTCAGTTCCATTGAAGGTTCCGAAGAACCCTATATCCGCGCCGTCATGATGCTCCCGGAGCGGTACTTGGGCGCCGTCATGAAACTCTGCATGGACAAGCGGGGCGGCAACAACACGCTCAATTACACGGGCCCGGGCCGCGTGGAACTGGTCTATGAGATGCCGCTTGCGGAGGTCATTTTCGATTTCTACGACCGCTTCAAATCCGTGACCCAGGGTTACGGATCATTTGATTACGACCTGATTGATTATCGTCCCGGCAGCCTGGTCCTCGTGGATATCCTCGTGAACGGAGAAAAAGTGGATGCCCTATCGCAGATCATCCATCGCGACCGCGCCCGCAGCCGCGCGCTGCAGGCCTGTGAACGGCTCAAGGAAGAGATCCCCAAGCAGATGTTTAAAATTGCCATCCAGGGGGCCGTCGGGGGGGAAATCATCTCCCGCACCACTATCTCCGCCTTTCGCAAGGATGTAACGGCCAAGTGCTACGGCGGCGATATCAGCCGTAAACGCAAGCTCCTGGAAAAGCAGAAGAAGGGCAAGAAGCGGATGAAGATGATCGGCTCGGTGAGCATCCCCCAGAGCGCCTTTCTGGCAGTTCTTAAATCAGACAATGACTGA
- a CDS encoding uracil-DNA glycosylase — translation MIEEELKAELASMLDSVKSRILWNQETGQPQPFTRQKGRGQLGLGPEKSDDVREEGLVGLEAIRAEMGDCQRCSLGTLRKSLVFGVGNPKASLVFVGEAPGADEDREGEPFVGRAGQLLTKIIEAMGLARRDVYICNIIKCRPPGNRDPEAPEITACEPFLIKQLQAIAPRAICALGTFAAQTLLKKDIPISALRGRFHTYTGIKVMPTFHPAYLLRNPSAKKLVWEDVQMIMNELGIKKV, via the coding sequence ATGATCGAGGAAGAACTGAAGGCTGAATTGGCAAGCATGCTGGATTCCGTAAAATCGCGCATCCTGTGGAATCAGGAAACCGGGCAACCGCAGCCTTTTACGCGTCAGAAGGGCAGGGGGCAATTGGGATTAGGCCCGGAAAAGAGCGATGATGTGCGCGAAGAGGGCCTGGTCGGTCTGGAGGCGATCCGGGCGGAGATGGGCGACTGTCAGCGTTGTTCCTTAGGCACCTTGAGAAAAAGTCTGGTTTTCGGCGTCGGCAACCCTAAGGCATCGCTGGTTTTCGTCGGCGAGGCGCCGGGGGCCGATGAGGACCGCGAGGGGGAACCATTTGTAGGCCGGGCCGGTCAATTGCTGACGAAGATTATCGAGGCCATGGGTTTGGCTCGCCGGGATGTTTACATCTGCAATATCATCAAATGCCGCCCCCCCGGCAACCGCGACCCGGAAGCGCCAGAGATTACAGCCTGTGAGCCTTTCCTGATCAAGCAACTCCAGGCCATCGCCCCCCGTGCTATCTGCGCCCTGGGCACTTTTGCCGCCCAGACGTTGCTTAAAAAAGACATCCCCATCAGCGCACTGCGGGGAAGATTTCATACATACACCGGAATTAAGGTGATGCCGACTTTCCATCCCGCCTATCTGCTGAGAAATCCGTCCGCCAAGAAATTAGTCTGGGAGGACGTACAGATGATTATGAACGAGCTGGGAATAAAGAAAGTCTGA
- the hemW gene encoding radical SAM family heme chaperone HemW, translating into MTDDHPPGLYIHIPFCRTKCHYCGFYSTTALARVPDFLQAIGKEMDIYRGDFGTFDTIYIGGGTPSVLSVKDLSTILAGVAEKFNVSPQAEITLEANPGDLSLTLLQDFRRLEINRLNLGIQSFDDDALSFLGRRHSRQQAILAIEIAHRAGFDNLGLDLIYGLPGQSLADWLGTLRQALSFQPSHLSCYQLTIEPKTPLGIRHLKGEVSLPDAEMLADLFFQTAAALEQAGYLHYEVSNFARDAASLSKHNQKYWRHTPYLGLGPAAHSFCNNKRWGNHRDLARYINDLKSNAKPIDTEEMLTPAELRLEALFLGLRTKKGIDLDNFRERYGCDLLTEKRATIAHLIDEELLEISGGRLRPTLAGMAVADSLACI; encoded by the coding sequence ATGACTGATGACCATCCCCCCGGCCTTTATATCCACATCCCCTTCTGCCGCACGAAGTGTCATTATTGCGGCTTCTATTCCACCACGGCCCTCGCCCGGGTCCCGGACTTCCTGCAGGCCATTGGGAAAGAAATGGACATCTACCGGGGTGATTTCGGTACCTTCGATACTATTTACATCGGCGGCGGCACGCCATCTGTCCTCTCTGTAAAAGACCTGAGCACAATCCTGGCAGGCGTAGCTGAAAAATTCAACGTCTCTCCACAGGCCGAAATCACTTTGGAAGCCAATCCCGGCGATCTTTCTTTAACGCTCCTGCAAGATTTCCGGCGTCTCGAAATCAATCGCCTGAACCTGGGCATTCAATCCTTTGACGATGACGCCCTCAGTTTCCTCGGCCGTCGCCATAGCCGTCAGCAGGCAATCCTTGCCATCGAGATAGCCCATAGGGCCGGTTTCGACAATCTTGGCCTGGACCTGATTTACGGGCTGCCTGGCCAATCGCTCGCCGACTGGCTGGGCACCCTGCGTCAGGCCCTGTCCTTCCAGCCAAGCCATCTTTCCTGTTACCAGCTCACCATTGAACCCAAGACGCCCTTAGGCATCAGACACTTAAAAGGTGAAGTATCCCTGCCCGATGCAGAAATGCTGGCCGACTTATTTTTCCAGACCGCTGCGGCCCTGGAGCAGGCCGGCTATCTTCACTACGAGGTCTCTAATTTTGCCCGGGACGCAGCATCCTTATCCAAGCATAATCAGAAGTACTGGCGACATACGCCCTATCTGGGCCTGGGACCGGCGGCGCACTCCTTCTGCAATAATAAGCGCTGGGGGAATCATCGTGACTTAGCCCGTTATATTAATGACTTGAAAAGTAATGCGAAACCCATTGATACGGAAGAAATGCTGACCCCGGCAGAGCTGCGGCTGGAGGCCCTGTTTCTGGGATTACGGACGAAAAAAGGGATTGATCTGGATAATTTTCGGGAGCGTTACGGCTGCGATCTTCTGACAGAAAAGAGAGCGACAATTGCTCATTTGATAGACGAGGAACTGCTCGAAATAAGCGGCGGTCGCCTGCGGCCAACTCTAGCCGGCATGGCGGTGGCCGACAGCCTGGCCTGTATATAA